The Marinitoga litoralis genomic sequence TCAAATAAAAAATTTGAAATGGAATTATACGCTACAGTTGGAAAAGGTTTTGTATCAACATCAGAAATGGATTTATCCAAAGATATAGAATATATCTATATTGATGGAGTATATAGTCCTGTTATTAGGGTAAATTACTTAACAGAATATGTTCGTGTTGGTAAAAGAACTGACTATGATAAATTGATCTTAGAAGTATGGACAAAAAAATCTATTGATCCAAAAGAAGCTTTAGTTAAAGCTACTAAGATTTTAATTGAACATTTTAACATTATTTATGCTTCTTGGAGAAATGAAGATATAGCAATTACAGAATCTTCTGAAAATGTTTTAGAAAGTGAAGTTTCTTCATTTGTTGAAGATAATGTTGAAATGGTAGAAGAAGAATTTAAAAATGTAAGTATTGAAGTATTAGAAACTAAAATAGATGAATTAGATTTAAGTAAAAGAGCTAAAAATTGTTTAAAAAGAGAAAAAATAAATACAGTAAGAGATATACTTAAAAAGGATCCAGAAGAATTAATGAGAATTAAGAATTTTGGTAAAAAATCATTAGATGAGATTAGA encodes the following:
- a CDS encoding DNA-directed RNA polymerase subunit alpha, with the translated sequence MEFVKPEKMILETLEESTDLEYKYGRFVLSPLERGYAVTIGNALRRVLLSSIPGLAITKIRIPGKLHEFDVIEGVQEDILEITVNLKKVELKVVDFDNIANIKEPVLLRIEKMGPAEIKAGDIITPAGIEIANPELKIATMNSNKKFEMELYATVGKGFVSTSEMDLSKDIEYIYIDGVYSPVIRVNYLTEYVRVGKRTDYDKLILEVWTKKSIDPKEALVKATKILIEHFNIIYASWRNEDIAITESSENVLESEVSSFVEDNVEMVEEEFKNVSIEVLETKIDELDLSKRAKNCLKREKINTVRDILKKDPEELMRIKNFGKKSLDEIRKELLEKFQLDYDEIQKGGA